In Planctomicrobium piriforme, a single genomic region encodes these proteins:
- a CDS encoding Vir family protein produces MRHLSWIIALTATMFAMVGSVADAGLFCGACKYRNCPKDCCEPTGDYCAARECCAPQYKTVKETVWCTQEYTECHTVYDTCCYQVPVTCQKIVYDTCYRDECYTTCRPVQTTCYKDVCYTVRKPCYQTCYRTVCCKIRKPVYQTCYRCVNYTVCRPVYSTCYRDECYTIRKPCYQTCYRDVCCTTYKSQFTTCYRDVCQSVCRPVTETKCVPVQCGEWKTVTECVPGPIVDRCVQDPGTFVMDESGCCPVFKPGCCRIEKVQCPPRTVCKRVWCPKTVMTQQTCTRMVQETRTCKVPYTVCQQIPCTTVKKVPYTTCSYTCQTCTRRVPYTTCCMVRECRTKQVPYTTCSYVEQCVTKQVPYTTCSWTCQTCTRKVPYTTCHYVKECHTRKVPYCVPRTVCETRMVTKTKCVPRTVQVVKSRCVPKTVCRQVPVCADPCVAAEPACAAPTACAAPTGCVQ; encoded by the coding sequence ATGAGACACTTGTCGTGGATAATCGCTCTGACCGCGACGATGTTCGCGATGGTCGGAAGCGTCGCCGACGCAGGCTTGTTCTGCGGGGCGTGTAAGTATCGCAACTGTCCCAAAGACTGTTGCGAGCCGACCGGCGATTACTGTGCAGCGCGCGAATGTTGCGCTCCGCAGTACAAAACCGTCAAAGAAACCGTGTGGTGTACTCAGGAATACACCGAGTGCCACACTGTGTATGACACCTGCTGCTACCAGGTGCCCGTCACCTGCCAGAAGATCGTCTACGATACCTGCTATCGCGACGAGTGCTACACGACCTGCCGTCCGGTGCAGACCACCTGCTACAAGGACGTCTGCTACACCGTTCGCAAACCCTGCTACCAGACCTGCTACCGCACCGTCTGCTGCAAAATCCGCAAGCCGGTCTACCAGACCTGCTACCGCTGCGTGAACTACACGGTTTGCCGTCCGGTGTACAGCACCTGCTACCGCGATGAGTGCTACACGATCCGCAAGCCCTGCTACCAGACCTGCTACCGCGATGTCTGCTGCACGACTTACAAATCGCAGTTCACCACCTGCTACCGCGACGTTTGCCAGTCGGTTTGCCGTCCGGTCACCGAAACCAAATGCGTTCCTGTGCAGTGCGGCGAGTGGAAGACCGTCACGGAATGCGTTCCCGGCCCGATCGTCGATCGCTGCGTGCAGGATCCAGGCACGTTTGTGATGGACGAAAGCGGTTGCTGCCCGGTCTTCAAGCCTGGTTGCTGCCGGATCGAGAAGGTCCAGTGTCCGCCCCGCACCGTCTGCAAACGGGTCTGGTGCCCGAAGACCGTCATGACTCAGCAGACCTGTACCCGCATGGTTCAGGAAACCCGGACCTGCAAAGTTCCGTACACGGTTTGCCAGCAGATTCCCTGCACCACCGTGAAGAAGGTCCCTTATACGACCTGCAGCTACACCTGCCAGACCTGCACCCGTCGTGTTCCTTACACCACCTGCTGCATGGTGCGTGAATGCCGGACCAAACAGGTTCCTTACACGACCTGCTCGTACGTCGAACAGTGCGTGACCAAACAAGTTCCTTACACGACCTGCAGCTGGACCTGCCAGACCTGCACCCGCAAAGTGCCGTACACAACCTGCCACTATGTGAAAGAATGCCACACCCGCAAGGTGCCGTACTGCGTGCCTCGCACCGTCTGCGAAACCCGCATGGTCACCAAGACCAAATGCGTGCCGCGTACTGTGCAAGTGGTGAAGAGCCGCTGCGTGCCGAAAACCGTCTGCCGCCAGGTTCCGGTCTGTGCCGATCCCTGCGTGGCCGCCGAACCGGCCTGTGCCGCTCCGACTGCCTGTGCCGCCCCAACTGGCTGCGTGCAGTAA
- the rpmA gene encoding 50S ribosomal protein L27 gives MAHKKGQGSTRNGRDSNPQYRGVKKYGGQAVIAGNILARQCGTKWHPGKNVGMGKDYTLFALVDGTVLFDRGGRRINVVIPAAN, from the coding sequence ATGGCACATAAAAAGGGACAGGGCTCGACACGGAACGGTCGTGACTCCAATCCTCAGTATCGGGGCGTCAAGAAGTACGGCGGTCAGGCTGTGATCGCGGGCAACATTCTCGCCCGTCAGTGCGGCACGAAATGGCATCCGGGCAAGAACGTCGGCATGGGCAAGGATTACACCCTGTTCGCGCTGGTCGACGGCACGGTTCTGTTTGATCGCGGCGGACGCCGGATCAACGTCGTGATTCCGGCCGCGAACTAG
- the rpsI gene encoding 30S ribosomal protein S9: protein MTPELESADLASGLDIGSEAASEPSEAVPHYEPTIRGKVDRFGVCWGTGRRKTAVARVRLKDGSGKFIVNGRPLEEYFPVERDLGMIHAPLKATGTLGAVDIEVSVQGGGPTGQTGAVVLGIARALQAKNVQFHPTLSEGGFLTRDSRMVERKKYGRKKARRSFQFSKR, encoded by the coding sequence ATGACTCCCGAACTCGAATCCGCAGATCTGGCCTCGGGCCTGGACATCGGCAGTGAAGCCGCATCCGAGCCGTCTGAAGCCGTTCCGCACTACGAACCGACGATTCGCGGTAAGGTGGACCGCTTTGGCGTCTGCTGGGGAACCGGCCGTCGCAAGACCGCCGTCGCCCGCGTCCGTTTGAAAGACGGCTCTGGCAAATTCATCGTCAACGGCCGCCCGCTGGAAGAATACTTCCCGGTGGAACGCGACCTGGGGATGATTCATGCCCCGCTGAAGGCGACCGGCACGCTGGGCGCTGTGGATATCGAAGTTTCGGTCCAGGGCGGCGGCCCGACCGGCCAGACCGGCGCCGTGGTGCTCGGAATTGCCCGTGCCCTGCAGGCGAAGAACGTGCAGTTCCACCCGACCCTGAGCGAAGGGGGCTTCCTCACTCGCGACAGCCGCATGGTGGAACGTAAGAAATACGGTCGCAAGAAAGCTCGTCGCAGCTTCCAGTTCTCCAAGCGTTAA
- the rplM gene encoding 50S ribosomal protein L13 — translation MKTVQKTYVAKAETVSPEWFVIDGDAEIVGRLAVRIATVLMGKHKPGYTAHVDTGDFVVVLNCDKVRFTGKSVASSENPYFTSKTMKKEYDYWTGYPGGRRIDTAAELLIRHPEKVLSEAVRRMLPKSKLGRKMLSKLKLYVGTEHPHQAQNPQPFPEYVK, via the coding sequence GTGAAAACGGTACAGAAGACATACGTCGCCAAAGCTGAAACCGTTTCTCCGGAATGGTTTGTAATCGATGGGGACGCAGAGATCGTCGGCCGCCTGGCTGTTCGTATTGCCACTGTGTTGATGGGCAAGCATAAGCCCGGCTACACCGCGCATGTCGACACGGGCGACTTCGTTGTCGTGTTGAACTGCGACAAGGTGCGATTCACCGGTAAATCGGTGGCCAGCAGCGAGAATCCTTACTTCACCAGCAAAACGATGAAGAAGGAATACGATTACTGGACCGGTTACCCGGGCGGTCGTCGTATCGATACCGCCGCGGAACTGTTGATTCGGCACCCGGAAAAGGTGTTGTCGGAAGCGGTTCGCCGGATGCTGCCGAAGAGCAAGCTGGGGCGGAAGATGCTGTCGAAGCTGAAGCTGTATGTCGGAACGGAACATCCGCATCAGGCTCAGAACCCGCAGCCGTTCCCCGAGTACGTGAAGTAA
- a CDS encoding vWA domain-containing protein: MAFGFLNALMLLGLVGVGLPVLAHLISKRRFDIVQWGAMRFLELGHRTRRRIRLQDFLLLFLRMALIACVALALSRPWGSGSLFGALGPDVKHDLVIVLDSSGSMAWQGAPQTPHLQAIQWIHDALEALRPGDTISLIDARRQPRRLIFPPTSDSKHVRDELAKLPGPSGTSRLPAAIEDALKILTTTSNPVRRVVVLSDDQSLAWNLDDELNWERIGELRRQFKQPPVIDVVTFGDNQGSRQNFSVGNISFSRDVTVPEFPLKIRTTIRQSGGDGPARKKIFLEIDGQRIQDQSQNVTLPPNGEATVEFDHVFPVAGEFVVSVSVEPDNLPQDDRSDGVVIITPGLPVLIVDGDARLDATKSEAFYLQSVFAASGTKSPWIKATVVPPDQLDDQKLAGMKAVFLCNVRSLTPRQWESLQAFVREGGGLIVAPGDRVDAAAWNKLDASAPPLLPAPFKKIETPEGPDADKGTMIDSASLETPWLQRFRKENGVDFVLSRFSKWWELDTLSPAKPPEPASPAKEPSPPLRILARTTAGSPLIVARKFGQGEVVQLAFPLNADWSTLPGKNDFVPFVYELAFLLTGQQSHRNVETGSPLFLPLTGNAHADDYRVTGPGIANQPASPMQRGRIPYAVFRETSVPGTYRFQRQGAQAVGQSSPFVVDDDRSESDLAALTDANWARLTDNFELVRVRTIGEVKQSAGGEAPRAEVWWLLLLAVLALLVSEAALTRRMVLGGHEALEVGAAG, encoded by the coding sequence ATGGCATTTGGATTCTTAAATGCGTTGATGCTGCTGGGACTGGTGGGCGTTGGCTTGCCGGTGCTGGCACATCTGATCAGCAAACGGCGCTTTGACATCGTGCAATGGGGGGCCATGCGGTTCCTCGAACTGGGGCATCGCACCCGTCGGCGAATTCGGCTGCAAGACTTTTTGCTGCTCTTTTTACGGATGGCCCTCATCGCCTGTGTGGCCCTCGCCCTCTCCCGGCCCTGGGGTTCAGGCAGCCTGTTCGGGGCGCTGGGACCCGACGTCAAACACGACCTGGTGATTGTGCTCGACAGTTCCGGCAGCATGGCCTGGCAAGGGGCGCCGCAGACTCCGCATCTGCAGGCGATTCAGTGGATTCACGACGCCCTCGAAGCGTTGCGGCCCGGCGACACCATTTCGCTGATCGATGCCCGTCGACAGCCTCGCCGTCTCATCTTCCCTCCCACCAGCGACAGTAAACATGTCCGGGATGAACTCGCCAAACTCCCCGGCCCTTCGGGAACATCCCGACTTCCCGCTGCGATTGAAGATGCGCTGAAGATTCTCACCACGACCAGCAACCCCGTCCGCCGTGTCGTTGTTCTCAGCGACGATCAATCGCTCGCCTGGAATCTCGACGACGAACTGAACTGGGAACGGATTGGAGAACTTCGCCGACAGTTCAAACAGCCGCCTGTGATTGATGTCGTCACTTTTGGAGACAATCAGGGATCGCGACAAAACTTCTCGGTGGGGAACATCAGCTTCTCACGCGATGTCACGGTTCCCGAGTTTCCTCTCAAGATCCGGACGACGATTCGCCAAAGCGGCGGCGACGGGCCTGCTCGCAAGAAGATCTTCCTCGAAATTGACGGGCAACGAATTCAGGACCAGTCCCAGAACGTGACGCTCCCTCCGAATGGCGAAGCGACGGTCGAGTTCGACCATGTCTTTCCAGTGGCAGGCGAGTTCGTCGTGTCCGTCTCAGTGGAGCCGGACAATCTTCCACAGGACGACCGCTCCGACGGCGTCGTCATCATCACTCCCGGTCTGCCGGTCTTGATCGTCGATGGCGATGCGCGGCTCGACGCCACGAAGTCGGAAGCGTTCTATCTGCAATCGGTGTTCGCTGCGTCTGGCACGAAATCCCCGTGGATCAAAGCGACGGTTGTTCCTCCGGATCAACTCGACGACCAGAAACTGGCAGGCATGAAAGCGGTTTTTCTCTGCAACGTCCGTAGCCTCACTCCGCGGCAATGGGAATCGCTGCAGGCGTTTGTCCGCGAAGGAGGCGGCTTGATCGTAGCCCCCGGCGACCGCGTTGATGCCGCCGCGTGGAATAAGCTCGACGCCAGCGCTCCTCCCTTGCTGCCTGCCCCTTTCAAAAAGATTGAAACCCCGGAAGGCCCCGACGCCGACAAGGGGACCATGATCGATTCGGCCTCGCTCGAAACTCCCTGGTTGCAGCGCTTCCGTAAAGAGAACGGGGTCGACTTCGTCCTCTCTCGATTCTCAAAATGGTGGGAACTCGACACCCTGTCGCCGGCAAAGCCGCCAGAGCCGGCGTCCCCCGCTAAAGAGCCCTCGCCGCCATTGCGAATCCTCGCCAGGACGACCGCCGGCTCGCCGTTGATCGTCGCCAGAAAATTCGGCCAGGGAGAAGTCGTGCAACTCGCCTTCCCGCTTAATGCCGACTGGAGCACACTGCCCGGCAAGAACGACTTCGTTCCATTCGTCTATGAACTGGCGTTTCTGCTCACAGGCCAGCAATCACATCGCAACGTCGAGACTGGTTCGCCACTCTTTCTGCCGCTGACAGGGAACGCCCACGCCGACGATTACCGAGTCACCGGACCAGGCATCGCCAACCAACCGGCCAGTCCCATGCAGCGCGGGCGAATCCCTTATGCCGTCTTTCGCGAGACCTCGGTGCCCGGCACGTACCGGTTTCAGCGGCAGGGGGCACAGGCGGTCGGCCAGTCGAGTCCGTTCGTTGTGGACGACGACCGCAGCGAATCAGACCTCGCCGCCCTCACCGACGCCAACTGGGCCAGACTGACCGACAACTTCGAACTCGTGCGGGTTAGAACGATTGGCGAAGTAAAGCAGTCCGCCGGCGGCGAAGCTCCCCGCGCGGAAGTCTGGTGGCTCCTGCTGCTGGCCGTCCTCGCCCTGCTCGTCAGCGAGGCCGCTTTAACTCGCCGCATGGTTCTGGGGGGCCACGAAGCGCTGGAGGTTGGTGCCGCTGGATAA
- the pruA gene encoding L-glutamate gamma-semialdehyde dehydrogenase, producing MSQVEAKRTFAAHQFKNEPLTDFSRGQARDDMRRALQDVQAQFGQDYPLVINGKATTTRGNIVVRNPSKKSQTLGTVNAATPDLAAQAIDSAKRAWPQWRKLPVGHRAEYLELMAAEMRNRRFELAAWMVYECGKPWKEADGDVAEAIDFCMYYALAMRDLTHALTCDYPGEENQTYYRSRGVTVVIAPWNFPLAILTGMVAAALVTGNTVVMKPAEQSSIIALKLFNIARDSGLPTGVLNYLPGNGEEVGPALVRHPDVEIIAFTGSRAVGLEINRLAAEPVPGQVSVKRVIAEMGGKNAIIVDNDADLDDAVQGVVQSAFGYAGQKCSACSRVIVLSEVHDIFLERLKAACESLVVGPAEDPGCDFGPVIDQEAQTRLHDYIAIGKEECQTIVAGDVGKLAKEGFFVGPHVFANVEPESRLGQTELFGPVLSVMKARHLEHALQVANSTPYSLTGGIYSRSPKNLQRAREEFQVGNLYLNRGITGAIVQRHPFGGYRMSGIGTKAGGPDYLLQFLLPVSICENTMRRGFAPPVEEA from the coding sequence ATGTCGCAGGTCGAGGCAAAGCGGACTTTTGCCGCCCATCAGTTCAAGAACGAACCGCTGACCGATTTCAGCCGCGGGCAGGCGCGCGACGACATGCGGCGGGCACTGCAGGATGTGCAGGCCCAGTTCGGACAGGATTATCCGCTCGTCATCAACGGCAAGGCGACGACCACTCGCGGGAACATTGTCGTCCGGAATCCGTCGAAGAAGTCACAGACGCTGGGAACGGTCAACGCCGCCACGCCCGATCTGGCCGCACAGGCGATCGACTCAGCCAAACGGGCCTGGCCGCAGTGGCGGAAGCTGCCCGTCGGACATCGTGCGGAATACCTGGAACTGATGGCCGCCGAGATGCGGAATCGTCGCTTCGAACTGGCCGCATGGATGGTTTATGAATGCGGCAAGCCCTGGAAAGAAGCGGACGGCGACGTCGCCGAAGCGATCGACTTCTGCATGTACTACGCCCTCGCGATGCGGGATCTGACGCACGCGCTGACCTGTGATTACCCAGGTGAAGAAAATCAGACTTACTATCGCTCGCGAGGAGTGACGGTTGTCATTGCTCCCTGGAACTTCCCGCTGGCGATTCTCACCGGGATGGTGGCGGCCGCGCTCGTGACCGGTAATACCGTGGTGATGAAGCCGGCGGAGCAGTCGTCGATCATCGCGCTGAAACTTTTCAACATCGCCCGTGATTCCGGCCTGCCGACTGGCGTGCTGAATTATCTGCCGGGGAACGGAGAAGAAGTGGGCCCGGCGCTGGTGCGTCATCCCGACGTGGAGATCATCGCCTTTACCGGATCAAGGGCCGTCGGATTGGAGATCAACCGTCTCGCCGCAGAGCCAGTTCCAGGCCAGGTGAGCGTGAAACGGGTCATTGCCGAGATGGGGGGCAAGAACGCCATCATCGTCGACAACGATGCCGATCTCGACGACGCAGTGCAGGGAGTCGTGCAGAGCGCATTCGGCTACGCCGGCCAGAAGTGTTCGGCCTGTTCGCGCGTGATCGTGCTGAGCGAGGTCCACGACATCTTCCTCGAACGGCTGAAAGCCGCCTGTGAAAGCCTGGTGGTCGGTCCTGCGGAAGATCCGGGCTGCGATTTTGGTCCGGTGATCGACCAGGAAGCGCAGACGCGTCTCCACGATTACATCGCCATCGGCAAGGAAGAATGTCAGACGATCGTCGCTGGTGATGTCGGCAAGCTGGCGAAGGAAGGCTTCTTTGTCGGGCCGCATGTGTTTGCCAACGTGGAGCCGGAATCACGTCTGGGGCAGACGGAGCTGTTTGGGCCAGTCCTCTCGGTGATGAAAGCCCGCCATCTCGAACATGCCCTGCAGGTTGCCAACTCGACTCCGTATTCACTGACCGGCGGCATCTACAGCCGCAGTCCGAAGAACCTGCAACGGGCTCGCGAAGAGTTTCAGGTGGGGAACCTGTATCTGAACCGCGGGATCACCGGCGCCATCGTGCAGCGGCATCCCTTCGGCGGATACCGCATGTCCGGCATCGGCACAAAGGCGGGCGGGCCGGATTACCTGTTGCAGTTCCTGCTGCCGGTTTCGATCTGCGAGAACACGATGCGCCGCGGCTTCGCACCACCGGTTGAGGAGGCGTAA